The genomic segment GTCAACGAGGCCGCCACGCGGGTCGTCGACCGGGCGCTCGCGCTGTCGGGCGGATCGGGCTATCTGAACGGCTCTCCGCTCGCTCGTGCCTACCGCGACGTGCGCGCGGGCGCGTTCATGCATCCGCTGGGCGCCAACCGCGCCTACGACTTCCTCGCCGACGTGGCGCTCGGCCATGACCACCGGCTGCACTGAGGAGCGGCTGGAGGGGCGGGCCGTTGCGCTGCTCGCGGCGGGAGGGCATCTCCGTCGACCACAACTCGCCTAGGGGGAGAGGGAGGTCGCGCGGCCATGCGGCGAGGCCGCACCACGCGGTTAGGCTCGCGGGGATGGCGGGCGACCTGGAGATCCGGTTCCTGCGGTTCGGCACGGGTCGCGTGCCGTACGCCGTCAGCGGGGGCGGGCCGGGGCTGGTCGCGCCGGCCTGGTGGGTCAGCCACCTCGAGCGCGACTGGCTCGACGGACGGTTCCGCTCGTTCTGGGAGTCGGTCGGCGAGGGTCACACGCTGGTGCGCTACGACGCTCCCGGCGTCGGCATGTCCGACCGCCGGGCCGCACCGGAGGCGTCGACGATCGAGCGTCAGGTCGCGCTGCTGCTGGCCGTGATCGACGAGCTGGCGATGGAGCGGGTCACGCTGATCGGGGGCTCGTCGGGCGGGTGCGCCGCTGTCGCGTGCGCGGCGAGGTTCCCCGAGCGGGTCGATCGCCTTCTGCTGTATGGCGCCTACGCGGATGGATCGGCGATCGCCTCGCCGGCGGCGCGGCAGGCGATCGTCGCCGCGGTGCGCTCCCACTGGGGACTCGGGTCGCGCATGCTGGCCGACATCTTCCTCGGCGACACCGACAGCGCCGAGCAGGAGCGGTTCGCCCGCTTCCAGCAGGCGGCGGCGAGCGCCGAGACGGCGGCGTCCTTGTTGGAGGCGATCTATGGCAACGACGTCCGCGCGGACCTCGAGCGGGTGCGGGCGCCGACGGTCGTCGTGCACCGCCGCGCCGACCGCGCGATCCCCTACGAGCAGGGGCAGGCGCTGGCGGCGGGGATCCCGGGCGCGCGGCTCGTGCCGCTCGACGGGAGCGCGCACTTCCCGTGGATGGGGGACGCGGGATCGGTCGCGCGGGCGCTGCGGTCCGCGCCGTCGCCCCGGGCCGGGGTCGCCCGCGTGGCCGGCGAGCCGCCCGAGGCGCTCTTGTCGGCCCGGGAGCGCGAGGTGCTGGCGCATGTCGCCAATGG from the Baekduia soli genome contains:
- a CDS encoding alpha/beta fold hydrolase; translation: MAGDLEIRFLRFGTGRVPYAVSGGGPGLVAPAWWVSHLERDWLDGRFRSFWESVGEGHTLVRYDAPGVGMSDRRAAPEASTIERQVALLLAVIDELAMERVTLIGGSSGGCAAVACAARFPERVDRLLLYGAYADGSAIASPAARQAIVAAVRSHWGLGSRMLADIFLGDTDSAEQERFARFQQAAASAETAASLLEAIYGNDVRADLERVRAPTVVVHRRADRAIPYEQGQALAAGIPGARLVPLDGSAHFPWMGDAGSVARALRSAPSPRAGVARVAGEPPEALLSAREREVLAHVANGLSDREIAGQLVLSEHTVHRHVANIRRKLGRGSRAAAVAEAARLGLL